A genomic segment from Actinoplanes sichuanensis encodes:
- a CDS encoding ferredoxin — MRIAVDEGKCIGAGQCVLTAPHVFDQRDDDAVAVVLDASPAESEQPAARAAAAGCPVAAIAVSGD; from the coding sequence GTGCGGATCGCCGTCGACGAAGGTAAATGCATCGGTGCTGGTCAATGCGTTTTGACCGCGCCACACGTGTTCGACCAGCGTGACGACGACGCGGTCGCGGTGGTTCTCGATGCGTCCCCGGCCGAATCGGAACAGCCCGCGGCCCGTGCCGCGGCGGCCGGTTGTCCGGTCGCGGCCATCGCCGTTTCCGGTGACTGA
- a CDS encoding TetR/AcrR family transcriptional regulator, with product MSQSPAASSPAAPGTRPSAAAAPPAASSPAAPDTRPSAAASSAGRHRLAPDREAAILDAIRELLAEVGYDRMSIDEVARRARASKATIYRRWSGKPDMVAAALHGLMVDHPPLPDTGSLRGDLIAAMTGFCRVYERKQPIVLSLLAAIRADPSLGRVLHEHVLSTGVTESAEVIDRAVARGELTGSPDVTTLVEVGKALLWHRLLLSGEPLDHSWVLHVVDNVLRPLLGVADR from the coding sequence ATGTCACAGTCGCCGGCCGCCTCTTCACCGGCCGCGCCAGGCACCCGGCCTTCCGCCGCCGCCGCGCCGCCGGCCGCCTCTTCACCGGCTGCGCCGGACACCCGGCCCTCCGCCGCCGCGTCGTCGGCCGGGCGGCATCGGCTGGCGCCGGATCGGGAGGCGGCCATCCTCGACGCGATCCGGGAGTTGCTGGCCGAGGTCGGCTACGACCGGATGTCGATCGACGAGGTGGCCCGCCGGGCCCGGGCCAGCAAGGCCACCATCTACCGCCGCTGGTCCGGCAAGCCGGACATGGTCGCCGCCGCCCTGCACGGCCTGATGGTCGACCACCCGCCACTGCCGGACACCGGTTCGCTGCGCGGCGACCTGATCGCCGCGATGACCGGTTTCTGCCGGGTCTACGAGCGCAAACAGCCGATCGTGCTGAGCCTGCTGGCGGCCATCCGAGCCGACCCGTCGCTGGGCCGGGTGCTGCACGAGCACGTCCTGTCGACCGGCGTGACCGAGTCGGCCGAGGTCATCGACCGCGCCGTGGCCCGCGGCGAGCTCACCGGCAGCCCCGACGTGACCACCCTGGTCGAGGTCGGCAAGGCCCTGCTCTGGCATCGGCTGCTGCTGTCCGGCGAACCCCTCGACCACTCCTGGGTGCTGCACGTCGTCGACAACGTCCTGCGCCCCCTGCTCGGAGTTGCCGACCGGTAG
- a CDS encoding ROK family transcriptional regulator codes for MHLAFLRDYHEAQVLALARARPVIERGTVAEVTGLTPQAVSKVLARLLEEGVIAPAGVRRPALGKPAAVYRLVPESRWAIGAHVTRRNLRLALTDLAGDIHDRATMPLPADFTPDQLLTRLVAGVTEMITANGRSAPDLAGVGIGMIGPLDQATGTVRDAHRLRHWHDIPLADLAGKALGLPVVVDKDVTAAVTAEAWRRGPAFRDAALIMVESGVGAGLWLGGAAHRGAHTNAGEFGHTVVQLDGPPCVCGRRGCLEAVHDQAADPVAAAAVLGVGVVNLLQTLDLGHVVLAGADLLDHGDLYLEVVERAVRTQVPRADWLTVEVSLTGLGTDVIAAGAAMQVLNSRYGLPAPAGLR; via the coding sequence GTGCACCTCGCCTTCCTCCGCGACTATCACGAGGCCCAGGTCCTGGCCCTGGCCCGGGCCCGGCCGGTCATCGAGCGCGGCACCGTCGCCGAGGTCACCGGGCTCACCCCGCAGGCCGTCTCCAAGGTGCTGGCCCGCCTGCTGGAGGAGGGCGTCATCGCCCCTGCCGGGGTTCGCCGTCCGGCCCTGGGCAAGCCGGCCGCCGTCTACCGCCTGGTGCCGGAGAGCCGCTGGGCGATCGGCGCCCACGTCACCCGCCGCAACCTGCGGTTGGCCCTGACCGACCTGGCCGGTGACATCCACGATCGCGCGACCATGCCGCTCCCGGCCGACTTCACGCCCGACCAGCTGCTGACCCGTCTGGTGGCCGGCGTCACCGAGATGATCACCGCGAACGGCCGGTCGGCGCCGGATCTCGCCGGTGTCGGGATCGGCATGATCGGGCCGCTCGACCAGGCCACCGGAACCGTTCGGGACGCCCACCGGCTGCGGCACTGGCACGACATCCCGCTGGCCGACCTGGCCGGAAAGGCACTCGGCCTGCCCGTCGTCGTCGACAAGGACGTCACCGCCGCGGTGACCGCCGAGGCCTGGCGTCGCGGGCCGGCGTTCCGGGACGCTGCCCTGATCATGGTGGAGAGCGGTGTCGGGGCCGGTCTGTGGCTCGGCGGCGCGGCGCATCGGGGCGCACACACCAATGCCGGTGAGTTCGGGCACACGGTCGTCCAGCTCGACGGCCCGCCGTGTGTCTGTGGGCGGCGAGGCTGCCTCGAAGCCGTTCACGATCAGGCCGCCGACCCGGTCGCGGCCGCCGCGGTGCTCGGGGTGGGCGTGGTCAACCTGTTGCAGACCCTCGACCTCGGGCATGTCGTGCTGGCCGGGGCCGACCTGCTCGACCACGGCGACCTCTACCTCGAGGTGGTCGAGCGGGCCGTGCGCACCCAGGTGCCACGGGCCGACTGGCTGACCGTCGAGGTGAGCCTGACCGGCCTCGGCACCGACGTGATCGCGGCCGGCGCGGCGATGCAGGTGCTCAACTCCCGGTACGGCCTGCCCGCTCCGGCCGGTCTCCGCTAG
- a CDS encoding oxidoreductase: MAVIIVTGASGGIGIHIASALAEQGHEVVIAARGRERGEAAATRIGAEWRHLDLGDLTSVRRFAQDFGQRYGRLDLLINNAGVMAVPRRELTTDGFERQFGVNHLGHFALTGLLLPALEAGDDGRVVTVTSGLHRRGRIDFDDLMGERRYRQFGAYCQSKLANVLFGLELGRRTGLTSVLAHPGVAHTDLARTGSRARDLVIALVRRSAQSAAAGAQPILRAIEGKTGEAYGPDGPGERRGEPTRIEVSAAGRDEAVARRLWAISEELTGVRYGTLTTAQ; encoded by the coding sequence ATGGCAGTCATCATCGTGACCGGCGCATCCGGTGGCATCGGCATTCACATCGCTTCCGCACTCGCGGAGCAGGGCCACGAGGTGGTCATCGCGGCCCGCGGCCGGGAGCGCGGCGAGGCCGCGGCGACCCGGATCGGCGCCGAGTGGCGGCACCTCGACCTCGGCGACCTCACCTCGGTGCGGCGCTTCGCGCAGGATTTCGGTCAGCGGTACGGGCGACTCGACCTCCTGATCAACAACGCCGGGGTGATGGCCGTCCCGCGGCGGGAGCTGACCACCGACGGTTTCGAGCGCCAGTTCGGCGTCAACCACTTGGGCCACTTCGCGCTCACCGGCCTGCTCCTGCCCGCCCTCGAGGCCGGCGACGACGGTCGGGTCGTCACCGTCACCAGCGGCCTGCACCGGCGTGGCCGCATCGACTTCGACGACCTGATGGGCGAGCGGCGGTACCGGCAGTTCGGCGCGTACTGCCAGTCGAAACTCGCCAACGTGCTGTTCGGGCTGGAGCTCGGCCGGCGTACCGGGCTGACCAGCGTCCTCGCCCACCCGGGCGTCGCGCACACCGATCTGGCCCGCACCGGCAGCCGGGCGCGTGACCTGGTCATCGCCCTGGTGCGCCGGTCGGCGCAGTCCGCTGCCGCCGGCGCCCAGCCCATCCTGCGGGCGATCGAGGGCAAGACCGGGGAGGCGTACGGGCCGGACGGCCCCGGTGAGCGACGAGGCGAGCCGACCCGTATCGAGGTGTCGGCGGCCGGCCGGGACGAGGCCGTCGCCAGGCGGCTGTGGGCGATCTCGGAGGAGCTGACCGGGGTGCGATACGGTACCTTGACCACCGCTCAGTGA
- a CDS encoding MFS transporter gives MPHISNTVAEVETRHRLPALLALAFGAVAIGLTEFVPAGLLPQIAQDVLGSEYATSPPDAVAHAGWMVTAYALGVVVGAPTIAALTARVPRRRLVLALLVTFVAGTVASAVAPSFELVIAARFVAGLPHGAYFGAAGLLAASLMGPGSEGRGFAAVLSGLTVANVVGVPAITRLGQAAGWRTAYLVIALVFALALVAVAATVPDAPATDGSPAAELRSLRRPLVWLTAVTAAVGFAGFFAVNSYIAPVTTEVTGLSSGTVPWVLVAMGLGMTVGNAAGGWYADRNLPRATLLGFTAMIATAVLFGLTADTTAGLFAGAFLIGGTSLFLGPALQSRLIAVAPGAQLMGAAVNQSAMNIANSLGAALGGAVIAAGLGYRAPAWVGVGLGVAGLMLAAIGFAADRRRPKTTG, from the coding sequence ATGCCCCACATAAGCAACACTGTTGCGGAAGTCGAGACCCGGCACCGCCTGCCGGCCCTGCTCGCCCTGGCCTTCGGCGCGGTCGCGATCGGCCTCACCGAGTTCGTGCCCGCCGGACTGCTGCCGCAGATCGCCCAGGACGTGCTCGGCAGCGAATACGCGACATCCCCACCCGACGCGGTGGCACACGCCGGGTGGATGGTCACCGCGTACGCCCTCGGGGTGGTCGTCGGCGCACCGACGATCGCCGCGCTCACCGCCCGCGTCCCCCGCCGCCGGCTGGTCCTCGCACTGCTCGTGACGTTCGTGGCGGGCACCGTCGCGTCCGCCGTCGCACCCAGCTTCGAACTGGTCATCGCCGCCCGGTTCGTGGCCGGGCTGCCGCACGGCGCCTACTTCGGGGCGGCCGGGCTACTGGCGGCCTCGCTGATGGGTCCGGGCAGCGAGGGCCGCGGCTTCGCCGCAGTCCTCAGCGGGCTCACGGTGGCCAACGTGGTCGGCGTGCCGGCCATCACCCGGCTCGGGCAGGCTGCCGGATGGCGTACGGCGTACCTCGTCATCGCCCTGGTCTTCGCCCTCGCCCTCGTCGCCGTCGCGGCGACCGTGCCCGACGCACCCGCGACCGACGGCTCCCCCGCCGCCGAGCTGCGATCCCTGCGCCGCCCGCTGGTCTGGCTGACCGCGGTGACCGCGGCGGTCGGGTTCGCCGGATTCTTCGCCGTCAACAGCTACATCGCACCGGTCACCACCGAGGTCACCGGCCTGTCCAGCGGCACCGTCCCGTGGGTGCTGGTCGCGATGGGCCTCGGGATGACCGTCGGCAACGCGGCCGGCGGGTGGTACGCCGACCGGAACCTGCCGCGCGCGACTCTCCTCGGATTCACCGCGATGATCGCCACGGCGGTGCTGTTCGGGCTGACCGCCGACACCACCGCCGGACTGTTCGCCGGCGCGTTCCTGATCGGCGGCACCAGTCTGTTCCTCGGGCCGGCGCTGCAGTCGCGGCTGATCGCGGTCGCGCCGGGCGCCCAACTGATGGGCGCGGCCGTCAACCAGTCGGCCATGAACATCGCGAACAGCCTGGGCGCCGCCCTCGGCGGCGCGGTCATCGCGGCCGGCCTCGGTTATCGCGCCCCGGCCTGGGTCGGCGTGGGCCTCGGGGTGGCCGGGCTGATGCTGGCCGCGATCGGTTTCGCCGCCGACCGCCGCCGCCCCAAGACGACGGGCTAG
- a CDS encoding cytochrome P450, translated as MPDQENVLDYPFTPPTAVDPPAEWQELRDKCPVAQVRTAAGTDALLLTRYEDVRTTITDRRFVRNTPAGSNAMGTGPEFLNEEAQHQRWRRLLTRSFTARRMTALQPGITRIAHQLVDDMLDGGAPADLRTALGFPLPVYVICDLLGVPASDRERFAHWSDRFLNITRFTAEETQRSGRELWAYMQAHVEAKRENPGDDLLSELVTVVDSEDGRLSEPELVFTGQALLVAGHETTANMIGKMVAMLLARRERWERLLADPGLVPTAVEEVLRFDANLGFGTHRLVTERVEIAGTVVEAGTTVLSAMPSANRDERVFTDPDEMDLARSPNPHLTFGAGPHSCLGQSLARIELRTVLSVLLERLPTLDLAVEVGALRRRQGLLVGGLEEVPVRW; from the coding sequence ATGCCGGATCAGGAGAACGTGCTCGATTACCCGTTCACACCCCCGACGGCGGTGGACCCGCCCGCGGAGTGGCAGGAGCTGCGCGACAAGTGCCCGGTGGCCCAGGTGCGGACCGCCGCCGGCACCGACGCGCTGCTGCTGACCCGCTACGAGGACGTCCGCACGACGATCACCGACCGCCGGTTCGTCCGCAACACCCCGGCCGGCAGCAACGCCATGGGCACCGGGCCGGAGTTCCTCAACGAGGAGGCTCAGCACCAGCGTTGGCGGCGCCTGCTGACCCGCTCGTTCACCGCCCGGCGGATGACCGCCCTGCAGCCGGGCATCACCCGCATCGCGCACCAGCTCGTCGACGACATGCTCGACGGCGGGGCGCCGGCCGACCTGCGGACCGCGCTCGGCTTCCCGCTGCCGGTCTACGTGATCTGCGACCTGCTCGGGGTGCCGGCGTCCGACCGGGAGCGGTTCGCCCACTGGTCGGACCGGTTTCTCAACATCACCCGGTTCACCGCCGAGGAGACCCAGCGGTCCGGGCGGGAGCTGTGGGCGTACATGCAGGCCCATGTCGAGGCCAAACGCGAGAACCCGGGCGATGATCTGCTCTCCGAGCTGGTGACCGTGGTCGACAGCGAGGACGGCCGGCTGTCCGAGCCGGAGCTGGTCTTCACCGGGCAGGCACTGCTGGTCGCCGGCCACGAGACCACCGCCAACATGATCGGCAAGATGGTCGCCATGCTGCTGGCCCGGCGGGAGCGCTGGGAACGGCTGCTCGCTGATCCCGGCCTGGTGCCGACCGCCGTCGAGGAGGTCCTGCGGTTCGACGCCAACCTCGGATTCGGTACGCACCGGCTGGTCACCGAACGCGTCGAGATCGCCGGCACGGTCGTCGAGGCGGGCACGACCGTACTGTCGGCGATGCCGTCGGCCAACCGCGACGAACGGGTCTTCACCGACCCGGACGAGATGGACCTGGCCCGCTCCCCCAACCCGCACCTGACCTTCGGCGCCGGACCGCACTCCTGCCTGGGCCAGTCGCTGGCCCGGATCGAGCTGCGGACCGTGCTGAGCGTGCTGCTGGAACGCCTGCCGACGCTGGACCTGGCGGTCGAGGTCGGTGCGCTGCGCCGCCGTCAGGGCCTGCTGGTCGGCGGCCTGGAGGAGGTGCCGGTGCGCTGGTGA
- a CDS encoding TetR/AcrR family transcriptional regulator, with protein MTNAAESRKRGPRGPYVSGREAQRAILDAARDVFAERGFRGGVLRDVAERAGVSAANIIHHFGSKERLLVALLEERDRGDSLELAATSGGFVAGLRELVRRNAADRAMVHLFSTLAAEATASDHPAHRFFRDRYDEVRRTATEGVETAREQGGLPPGPPAAHLAAGLLAVMDGLQTQWLLDPDFDMVAAFEAHLTSIGAV; from the coding sequence GTGACGAACGCCGCCGAGTCCCGTAAACGCGGCCCGCGTGGCCCGTACGTCTCCGGTCGTGAAGCCCAGCGGGCCATCCTGGACGCCGCCCGCGACGTCTTCGCCGAACGAGGTTTCCGCGGCGGCGTCCTGCGGGACGTCGCCGAGCGGGCCGGCGTCAGCGCGGCCAACATCATCCACCACTTCGGCTCCAAGGAACGCCTGCTGGTGGCCCTGCTGGAGGAACGCGACCGGGGCGACAGCCTGGAGCTCGCGGCGACCTCCGGCGGCTTCGTCGCCGGCCTGCGCGAACTGGTCCGCCGCAACGCGGCGGACCGCGCGATGGTCCACCTCTTCAGCACCCTCGCCGCTGAGGCGACCGCTTCCGATCATCCGGCCCACAGGTTCTTCCGGGATCGGTACGACGAGGTGCGCCGAACCGCGACCGAAGGCGTCGAGACCGCTCGCGAGCAGGGTGGCCTGCCGCCCGGGCCGCCGGCCGCCCATCTCGCCGCCGGATTACTGGCGGTGATGGACGGCCTGCAGACCCAGTGGCTGCTCGACCCCGACTTCGACATGGTCGCCGCCTTCGAGGCCCACCTGACCAGCATCGGCGCCGTCTGA
- a CDS encoding PAS domain S-box protein yields MHVGILERVDGQPLELLVGAFTASPVPKVVLTLAEGEVGRFVAANQAFGDLLGYDRYELIGQSSQIVVAPEDRDAVGDVFEGMIAGRIREAVVERVLVRRDGSRVWISSRNFLARDRSGAPFLIAEIVDSSSRQALADSEAWFRSLVDASPIGMAVLDEDGRWTRVNPAVSALLGYTGDELAGRTLSDVTHPDDRDTDGPVPDDLVSEAGRQVTRRLLRKDGQVLYCLVTVTVLTAESGVPVRFLAQIVDVTAGRRSQDLLDMMITASPDLLALTTLDGTVLRVNAAWRHILGWSEDELTGTRLAELRHPEDTGTGTTSGEGTYRYRAKDGRYRWVQWSGRVVADQQVIMATGRDVTDAIVAEQSAARETDRLRTTIRVQREITAVAADRDAVLRLISDRTLEVIPTGEAAAVHLIDPGGRTMRMVAGTGDLAGRDVPAIALTGSIVGAAAAGGVTVRCDDTSVDPRASHTLSRTIGMRSLVAAPLQAPGGPVFGALLVASSLTGAFDDGDEQLLTLLADALTGALRHAEETAARAAMTDAQVRRLKDTLQVQREVTAAAADRQAAMHTVARRAVDLFPAADGSAVELLEDDHLSYVAAAGTLARFSGSVIPLTGSLSGAALAGDTPAHSRNTLADTRVNQETCRRLGIGSMMVAPLHAEGTPIGILKISASRPDAFDDSDEQQLLLLADSLSSALRHADEAAHTARALAELAVSENRFRLTFDNSPVGLTLSSLQPGELGRYLHANAAMSAITGYSSEELSRMSYADLQHPDDVASTDEYARRLRAGEIDTVRIERRYRHKQGHVIWVAIRVAVVRDEQGRARYVVNQVEDITARRAADAELRRQARLLELIPAAVIVRDLDGTIRWWNARATELYGWPLTAATGKTADRLLATCHPAHSTATEQRERLEHDGRWEGRLQHVTADGRLLTVMSRQVLHQPEPGPDGHLDPVQVLEINSDVTAARAAELALADSEQRLRAQFDNSAAGQVIRALDGTLTAVNRAYADMLGHTIDELTGRPEAGLLDPAEVEENRHLLAGLFAGDADSYTREGRLRHADGHRVDVEATVSLVRDDTGRPKHLIGVVTDISGRRAAERARDNAAAALAERNTELEAANQLKLDIIGMLGHEIGNPLTTIQGQAEILSDDWARLDDSRRGRAIDAIGRQAARLDDIVREVLAMVTIDAGSIRADRRELSVRGQIDSALSAFLTSDPLPVHGDDARVLFAPGHLQQILVNLLSNAAKYGGGATAVRIGRSEGWVHVTVEDSGPGVPEQFRDRLFDRLTRAERDATTVKGTGLGLYIVRGLARANHGDVHHEPNPAGGSRFILDLEAFPGTA; encoded by the coding sequence GTGCATGTCGGGATCCTCGAACGCGTCGACGGTCAGCCGTTGGAGCTGCTGGTGGGAGCATTCACCGCCAGCCCGGTGCCGAAGGTGGTCCTCACACTCGCCGAGGGCGAGGTCGGCCGGTTCGTCGCCGCCAACCAGGCGTTCGGCGACCTGCTCGGCTACGACAGGTACGAACTGATCGGGCAGTCCTCGCAGATCGTGGTCGCCCCCGAGGACCGGGACGCGGTCGGCGACGTGTTCGAGGGCATGATCGCCGGCCGGATCCGGGAGGCCGTGGTCGAGCGGGTGCTGGTCCGCCGGGACGGCTCCCGGGTGTGGATCTCCAGCCGCAACTTCCTGGCCCGCGACCGGTCCGGGGCGCCGTTCCTGATCGCCGAGATCGTCGACAGCAGCAGCCGGCAGGCGCTCGCCGACAGTGAGGCCTGGTTCCGGTCGCTGGTCGACGCCTCCCCGATCGGGATGGCCGTGCTCGACGAGGACGGCCGCTGGACCAGGGTCAACCCGGCCGTGTCGGCCCTGCTCGGCTACACCGGCGACGAGTTGGCCGGACGCACCCTGTCCGACGTCACCCACCCCGACGACCGGGACACCGACGGCCCGGTGCCCGACGATCTGGTCTCCGAGGCCGGCCGGCAGGTGACCCGGCGACTGCTGCGCAAGGACGGGCAGGTGCTCTACTGCCTGGTCACGGTCACCGTGCTGACCGCCGAGTCGGGAGTGCCGGTCCGGTTCCTGGCCCAGATCGTCGACGTGACCGCGGGGCGGCGCAGCCAGGACCTCCTCGACATGATGATCACCGCGAGCCCGGACCTGCTGGCTCTCACCACGCTCGACGGGACGGTGCTGCGGGTCAACGCGGCCTGGCGGCACATTCTCGGGTGGAGCGAGGACGAGCTGACCGGCACCCGGCTCGCCGAACTTCGCCACCCCGAGGACACCGGCACCGGCACCACCTCCGGCGAGGGCACCTACCGCTACCGGGCCAAGGACGGCCGATACCGGTGGGTGCAGTGGTCCGGCCGGGTGGTCGCCGACCAGCAGGTGATCATGGCGACCGGGCGGGACGTCACCGACGCGATCGTCGCCGAGCAGTCCGCCGCCCGCGAGACCGACCGGCTCCGCACCACGATCCGGGTGCAGCGGGAGATCACCGCGGTGGCCGCCGACCGGGATGCGGTACTACGGCTCATCTCCGACCGTACCCTCGAGGTGATCCCGACCGGCGAAGCCGCGGCGGTCCATCTGATCGACCCGGGCGGCCGCACCATGCGGATGGTCGCCGGAACCGGCGACCTCGCCGGCCGTGACGTGCCGGCCATCGCCCTCACCGGATCCATCGTCGGCGCCGCGGCCGCCGGCGGTGTCACGGTGCGCTGCGACGACACCAGCGTCGACCCGCGCGCCAGCCACACCCTGTCCCGCACGATCGGCATGCGGTCTCTGGTGGCCGCGCCGTTGCAGGCGCCGGGCGGGCCGGTGTTCGGGGCGCTGCTGGTCGCCAGCAGCCTTACCGGCGCGTTCGACGACGGCGACGAGCAACTGCTCACCCTGCTGGCCGACGCCCTGACCGGCGCGCTGCGACATGCCGAGGAGACCGCGGCCCGCGCCGCGATGACCGACGCGCAGGTCCGCCGCCTCAAGGACACCCTGCAGGTGCAGCGGGAGGTCACCGCGGCGGCCGCCGACCGGCAGGCGGCCATGCACACCGTCGCCCGGCGCGCGGTCGACCTGTTCCCGGCCGCCGACGGCTCCGCCGTCGAACTCCTCGAAGACGATCATCTGTCGTACGTGGCAGCCGCGGGCACCCTGGCACGGTTCTCCGGTTCGGTGATCCCGCTCACCGGCTCGCTCAGTGGCGCCGCCCTCGCCGGTGACACCCCCGCGCACTCCCGGAACACCCTCGCCGACACCCGGGTCAACCAGGAGACCTGCCGGCGCCTCGGGATCGGCTCGATGATGGTGGCGCCGCTGCACGCCGAAGGCACCCCGATCGGCATCCTGAAGATCTCGGCGAGCCGTCCGGACGCGTTCGACGACAGTGACGAACAGCAGTTGCTCCTGCTCGCGGACAGTCTCAGCTCGGCCCTGCGGCACGCCGACGAGGCCGCGCACACCGCCCGCGCATTGGCCGAACTGGCGGTCAGCGAGAACCGGTTCCGGCTCACCTTCGACAACAGCCCGGTCGGACTCACCCTGTCCAGCCTCCAGCCCGGCGAACTGGGCCGCTACCTGCACGCCAACGCCGCCATGTCGGCGATCACCGGCTACTCCTCCGAGGAGCTGAGCCGGATGTCGTACGCCGACCTGCAGCACCCCGACGACGTCGCCAGCACCGACGAGTACGCCCGCCGACTCCGGGCCGGTGAGATCGACACGGTCCGTATCGAACGCCGCTACCGGCACAAACAGGGCCATGTCATCTGGGTGGCGATCCGCGTCGCGGTGGTCCGCGACGAGCAGGGCCGCGCCCGGTACGTGGTCAACCAGGTCGAGGACATCACCGCCCGCCGCGCGGCCGACGCCGAACTGCGCCGCCAGGCCCGCCTGCTGGAGCTCATCCCGGCCGCGGTCATCGTCCGCGACCTCGACGGCACGATCAGGTGGTGGAACGCCCGGGCCACCGAGTTGTACGGGTGGCCGCTCACCGCCGCCACCGGCAAGACCGCCGACCGCCTCCTGGCCACCTGCCACCCCGCCCACAGCACCGCCACCGAGCAGCGTGAACGGCTCGAACACGACGGCCGCTGGGAGGGCCGGCTCCAGCACGTCACCGCCGACGGGCGGCTGCTCACCGTGATGAGCCGCCAGGTCCTGCACCAGCCCGAACCCGGCCCCGACGGCCACCTCGACCCGGTCCAGGTCCTGGAGATCAACAGTGATGTGACCGCGGCCCGGGCCGCCGAGCTCGCCCTCGCCGACAGCGAACAGCGGTTGCGTGCCCAGTTCGACAACTCGGCCGCCGGGCAGGTGATCCGCGCCCTCGACGGCACGCTGACCGCGGTCAACCGCGCCTACGCCGACATGCTCGGGCACACCATCGACGAACTCACCGGTCGTCCGGAGGCCGGCCTGCTCGATCCGGCCGAGGTCGAGGAGAACCGGCACCTGCTGGCCGGGCTGTTCGCCGGGGACGCCGACTCGTACACCCGGGAGGGCCGGCTCCGGCACGCCGACGGCCACCGGGTCGACGTCGAGGCCACCGTCTCCCTGGTCCGCGACGACACCGGCCGCCCGAAACACCTGATCGGCGTGGTCACCGACATCAGCGGCCGGCGCGCCGCCGAACGTGCCCGGGACAACGCGGCCGCCGCCCTGGCCGAGCGCAACACCGAACTGGAAGCGGCCAACCAGCTGAAACTAGACATCATCGGGATGCTCGGGCACGAGATCGGCAACCCGCTCACCACGATTCAGGGTCAGGCCGAGATCCTCTCCGACGACTGGGCACGCCTCGACGACAGCCGCCGGGGCCGGGCCATCGACGCGATCGGTCGGCAGGCGGCCCGGCTCGACGACATCGTGCGCGAGGTGCTGGCGATGGTCACGATCGACGCCGGCAGCATCCGCGCCGACCGGCGGGAACTGTCGGTCCGCGGGCAGATCGACAGCGCCCTGTCGGCCTTCCTCACCTCGGATCCGCTGCCCGTGCACGGGGACGACGCCCGGGTGCTGTTCGCGCCCGGCCACCTGCAGCAGATCCTGGTGAACCTGCTGTCGAACGCGGCCAAGTACGGCGGCGGTGCCACTGCCGTACGGATCGGCCGCAGCGAGGGCTGGGTGCACGTCACCGTCGAGGACAGCGGGCCCGGCGTGCCGGAACAGTTCCGCGACCGCCTGTTCGACCGCCTGACCCGGGCCGAACGCGACGCCACCACGGTGAAGGGCACCGGCCTGGGCCTGTACATCGTGCGGGGCCTGGCCCGCGCCAATCACGGCGACGTCCACCACGAGCCCAACCCGGCCGGCGGTTCCCGTTTCATCCTCGACCTGGAGGCCTTTCCCGGTACGGCCTGA